The proteins below come from a single Lepidochelys kempii isolate rLepKem1 chromosome 20, rLepKem1.hap2, whole genome shotgun sequence genomic window:
- the TMED1 gene encoding transmembrane emp24 domain-containing protein 1, with translation MMAAAWRALWWRLLLLAPWGGSRAALPPPQDAEFTFLLPAGRRECFYQAAPGNGSMEAEYQVIGGAGLDIDFSLESPTGVLLINEYRKSDGVHTIEPTEAGDYKLCFDNSFSTISEKLVFFELIFDSPQEDEDGDNWSEVVEPEEMLDMKIEDIKESIETMKNRLERSIQMQTLLRAFEARDRNLQESNMSRVNFWSAINLGVLVVVAFLQVYMLKSLFEDKRQVRT, from the exons ATGATGGCGGCCGCCTGGCGCGCGCTGTGGTGGCGGTTGCTGCTGCTGGCGCCCTGGGGCGGCTCGCGCGCCGCGCTGCCGCCGCCTCAGGACGCCGAGTTCACCTTCCTGCTGCCGGCCGGGCGCCGCGAGTGCTTCTACCAGGCCGCGCCGGGCAACGGCTCCATGGAGGCCGAGTACCAG GTTATCGGTGGTGCGGGCCTGGACATCGACTTCTCCCTGGAGAGCCCCACGGGCGTGCTGCTGATCAACGAGTACCGGAAATCGGACGGGGTGCACAC CATTGAGCCCACGGAAGCAGGTGACTACAAACTGTGCTTTGACAACTCCTTCAGCACCATCTCGGAGAAGCTGGTTTTCTTCGAGCTCATCTTTGACAGCCCCCAGGAGGACGAGGATGGGGATAACTGGTCTGAGGTGGTGGAGCCAGAGGAGATGCTGGATATGAAGATAGAAGATATTAAG GAATCCATTGAGACCATGAAGAACCGTTTGGAGCGGAGCATCCAGATGCAGACACTGCTGCGAGCCTTCGAAGCCAGAGACCGCAACCTGCAGGAGAGCAATATGAGCCGCGTCAACTTCTGGTCAGCCATTAACCTGGGGGTGCTGGTGGTAGTGGCCTTCCTCCAGGTCTACATGCTGAAGAGCCTCTTCGAAGACAAGAGGCAGGTCCGAACGTAG